The proteins below come from a single Oenanthe melanoleuca isolate GR-GAL-2019-014 chromosome Z, OMel1.0, whole genome shotgun sequence genomic window:
- the QNG1 gene encoding Q-nucleotide N-glycosylase 1, translating into MEVFPSPLESAKFIAEHSKDVSVDEEGARRVAESLFDKASTAEFGLAGWKSLHELNPRAADKEAVDWVFLVDTLNFSFWSEQEDRKYLVKYKDKTYSGFWSLCAAVNRALDDGIPITSPSYFATMTLDQVRHVFRSDTEVPLPLIEERHRVLNESGIVLLEKFGGSFLTCVKMSEKSAQKLLRIVLENFPSYRDEAVFEKKKVSFYKRAQILVADTWSVLEGKGDGAFDDISSVTIFADYRIPQVLVHLKAMKYSEELMKKLRAGTLFQSGDKEEVEIRGCSIWCCALICKHLQELYQKKGQDMQEKINAVLLDYYLWDYARDHREDMKDIPFHRVRCIYY; encoded by the exons ATGGAGGTGTTCCCGTCCCCTCTCGAGTCCGCCAAGTTCATAGCCGAGCACAGCAAAGATGTCTCCGTGGACGAGGAGGGCGCGCGGCGGGTGGCGGAGAGCCTGTTCGACAAAGCCTCGACGGCGGAGTTCGGGCTGGCGGGGTGGAAAAGCCTCCACGAGCTGAACCCCCGTGCCGCCGACAAGGAGGCTGTAGACTGGGTGTTCCTGGTGGACACCCTCAACTTCTCCTTCTGGTCCGAGCAGGAGGACCGCAAGTACCTTGTGAAGTACAAGGACAAAACCTACAGCGGCTTCTGGTCGCTGTGCGCCGCCGTCAACAGGGCCCTGGACGACG GAATACCTATCACCAGTCCGTCTTACTTTGCCACCATGACGCTTGACCAAGTTAGGCATGTATTTCGCTCTGACACAGAAGTGCCTTTGCCTTTGATTGAGGAAAGACATCGGGTGCTGAATGAAAGTGGAATAGTTTTGTTAGAGAAGTTTGGAGGGTCTTTCCTCACCTGTGTTAAAATGAGCGAGAAGAGCGCTCAGAAACTGCTACGTATCGTACTGGAAAATTTTCCTTCTTACAGAGATGAGGCTGTATTTGAG aaaaagaaggTGTCTTTCTACAAACGGGCACAAATACTTGTGGCTGACACATGGAGTGTTTTAGAAGGCAAAGGAGATGGCGCTTTTGATGATATTTCCAGTGTGACAATATTTGCTGACTACAGAATTCCACAAGTTCTTGTTCACTTAAAAGCAATGAAGTATTCggaagaattaatgaaaaaactACGTGCAG GAACACTTTTTCAGTCTGGAGACAAAGAAGAGGTAGAGATCCGTGGCTGTTCTATTTGGTGCTGTGCATTGATTTGTAagcacctgcaggagctctATCAGAAGAAGGGTCAGGACATGCAGGAAAAAATCAATGCGGTTTTACTCGATTATTATCTTTGGGATTATGCCAGGGATCACAGGGAAGACATGAAAGATATCCCGTTCCACCGAGTACGGTGTATATATTACTAA